A window from Streptomyces sp. NBC_00335 encodes these proteins:
- a CDS encoding helix-turn-helix transcriptional regulator — MHPYNLPAGPPAADADAGPPSPRHLTADGPDQAEDLMHQVFGHQNMTLRFERHEPVHIDVRELDTGPGHLARVEMSCDLNLGTSALGLYYTGIAHQGMLSLHQHGQEAIAAPCHDSPYLLRPHAHTTIHHAPGTTFCVLGIDPAALESTLAGLLEHPVKPLRTDNTANAGAGRGLVPEHLMTLLEAELTGPTGLLHPGPVADRLWDAIVTALLYGARHQYSEELHAPTARLSPRTLTRAITAMEADPAHPFTIAELAAIAGVGPRALQNAFREHRGTTPLAYLRHLRLKAAHAELLNTEPPATVTEVATHWGFTHPGRFATLYKQHYAQTPSQTLRQRPNNLTQH; from the coding sequence GTGCATCCGTACAACCTGCCCGCCGGCCCACCCGCGGCCGATGCCGACGCAGGCCCGCCCTCCCCCCGGCACCTGACGGCGGACGGGCCCGATCAGGCCGAGGATCTGATGCACCAGGTCTTCGGTCACCAGAACATGACCCTGCGATTCGAACGGCACGAACCGGTCCACATCGACGTCCGCGAACTGGACACCGGCCCGGGACACCTCGCCCGCGTCGAGATGTCATGCGACCTGAACCTCGGCACCTCAGCACTCGGCCTCTACTACACCGGCATCGCCCACCAGGGCATGCTCTCCCTGCACCAGCACGGACAAGAGGCCATCGCCGCCCCCTGCCACGACAGCCCGTACCTGCTACGCCCCCACGCGCACACCACCATCCACCACGCCCCCGGCACGACCTTCTGCGTCCTGGGCATCGACCCGGCCGCCCTCGAAAGCACCCTGGCCGGCCTCTTGGAACACCCCGTCAAACCCCTGCGTACCGACAACACCGCCAACGCCGGGGCCGGCCGAGGCCTGGTCCCCGAACACCTGATGACCCTCCTGGAGGCCGAACTCACCGGCCCCACCGGACTCCTGCACCCAGGCCCCGTCGCCGACCGCCTCTGGGACGCCATCGTCACGGCCCTGCTGTACGGAGCACGCCACCAGTACAGCGAGGAACTACACGCCCCCACCGCCCGGCTCAGCCCCCGCACCCTGACCCGGGCCATCACCGCGATGGAGGCCGATCCCGCGCACCCGTTCACCATCGCCGAGCTCGCCGCCATCGCCGGAGTCGGCCCCCGAGCCCTGCAGAACGCTTTCCGTGAACACCGCGGCACCACACCACTCGCCTACCTGCGCCATCTCCGCCTCAAAGCGGCCCACGCGGAGCTCCTGAACACCGAACCGCCCGCCACCGTCACCGAAGTCGCCACCCACTGGGGCTTCACCCATCCCGGACGCTTCGCCACGCTCTACAAGCAGCACTACGCCCAGACGCCCTCGCAGACCCTGCGCCAACGCCCCAACAACCTCACCCAGCACTGA
- a CDS encoding maleate cis-trans isomerase family protein: protein MTNAVGPRAVFGVIVPSTNTVVEHDYWGARVPGIAFRAGSMHIPHPAMDNDRDFEALLLQIRASIDVAVRDVLTAEPDRMVMGMSAETFWGGVAGNADFERRLRERTGLPVTTGATSCRAALRTLGCRRIAVFSPYQPIADREVHRFFTEAGFDVAAVSGLRCSTAMDIARVGPQRILEMVSELDDPSVEAIVQVGTNLSFVSQADTLESELGKPVVAINAATLWHALREHGFDDRITGAGRLLREH from the coding sequence ATGACCAACGCCGTGGGACCACGGGCCGTATTCGGGGTCATCGTGCCGAGTACGAACACCGTGGTGGAGCACGACTACTGGGGCGCACGGGTCCCCGGCATCGCCTTCCGGGCCGGGTCCATGCACATCCCGCACCCGGCCATGGACAACGACCGCGACTTCGAGGCCCTCCTCCTCCAGATCAGAGCCTCCATCGACGTCGCGGTTCGCGACGTCCTGACCGCGGAGCCGGACCGGATGGTCATGGGGATGTCCGCGGAAACGTTCTGGGGCGGGGTCGCCGGCAATGCCGATTTCGAACGCCGCCTGCGCGAACGCACCGGCCTGCCGGTCACGACCGGCGCCACTTCCTGCCGCGCCGCCCTTCGTACGCTGGGATGCCGGCGCATCGCGGTGTTCTCCCCCTACCAGCCGATCGCCGACCGCGAGGTGCACCGCTTCTTCACGGAAGCCGGTTTCGACGTGGCGGCCGTATCGGGACTGCGCTGCTCGACCGCCATGGACATCGCCCGGGTGGGACCGCAACGCATCTTGGAGATGGTCAGCGAACTGGACGACCCCTCCGTCGAGGCGATCGTGCAGGTCGGAACGAACCTCTCTTTCGTCTCCCAGGCCGACACCCTCGAATCCGAGCTAGGCAAACCCGTCGTCGCCATCAACGCGGCGACGCTTTGGCACGCACTGCGCGAGCACGGTTTCGACGACCGGATCACGGGCGCGGGTCGCCTGCTGAGGGAACACTGA
- a CDS encoding lipase family protein, translating to MHRIAMGKLAAAVATALAVTAVPAAAAAPSDSSTVAAGDSFYTYDGSTPLSSYAPGAVLKTRTLKYHVLGIPTPVTAIQLLFRTVDAQGRPSAGVTSIVRSPNGDGSKAVSYQSFYDSLNPADSPSRAIAGDVSLGGLIANGESLLLVPLLLSGYNVIIPDSEGQNADFAAGPEYGTNTLDSIRAASQSPQTGLNSNTRIGLAGYSGGAIATHWAAALAPGYAPDVDRRLVGYAEGGLLVDPAHNLKYVSGSSIWAGVAPMAVIGAARSYDIDFAPYLNDYGRRVFKELEHGSIINALGQYPGLTWKKMVKPEYANPNSVPPFVEAVNKLNLGSAATPSAPGFIVQGNGGFLEGTLSNLPGIGTGDGVMVAGDVRALVRQYCDKGNTAIKYQQYELLSHVGAAVPWAPAALSWLGDRFAGKTPPSDCGRIPAGNSLAPEVPTTRP from the coding sequence ATGCACCGCATCGCCATGGGGAAGCTGGCAGCCGCAGTTGCCACCGCTCTGGCCGTCACCGCTGTTCCGGCGGCCGCGGCCGCTCCGTCCGACTCGTCGACGGTCGCAGCGGGCGACTCCTTCTACACCTACGACGGCAGCACGCCCTTGTCCTCGTACGCACCGGGCGCCGTGCTCAAAACGCGGACGCTGAAGTACCACGTCCTCGGCATCCCGACTCCGGTCACGGCGATCCAGCTGCTGTTCCGCACCGTCGACGCGCAGGGCCGCCCGTCCGCCGGGGTCACGTCGATCGTGCGCAGCCCCAACGGAGACGGCAGCAAGGCCGTTTCGTACCAGTCGTTCTACGACTCCCTCAACCCCGCGGACTCCCCCTCCCGGGCCATCGCGGGCGACGTCTCGCTCGGCGGCCTGATCGCGAACGGCGAGTCCCTCCTTCTGGTGCCGCTCCTGCTCTCGGGCTACAACGTGATCATCCCGGACAGTGAGGGCCAGAACGCCGACTTCGCGGCCGGCCCGGAGTACGGAACGAACACGCTGGACTCGATCCGGGCCGCGAGCCAGTCCCCGCAGACGGGCCTGAACTCCAACACCCGCATCGGTCTGGCCGGCTACTCGGGCGGAGCCATCGCCACCCACTGGGCGGCCGCACTCGCGCCGGGCTACGCGCCGGACGTGGACAGAAGGCTGGTCGGATACGCGGAAGGCGGTCTGCTCGTCGATCCGGCGCACAACCTCAAGTACGTCAGCGGCAGTTCCATCTGGGCCGGCGTCGCACCCATGGCCGTCATCGGGGCCGCGCGTTCCTACGACATCGACTTCGCGCCCTACCTCAACGACTACGGTCGACGGGTGTTCAAGGAGCTCGAACACGGGTCGATCATCAACGCGCTGGGCCAGTACCCGGGACTGACCTGGAAGAAGATGGTGAAGCCGGAGTACGCGAACCCGAACTCGGTTCCTCCCTTCGTCGAGGCGGTCAACAAGCTCAACCTCGGCTCGGCCGCCACACCCAGCGCTCCCGGGTTCATCGTCCAGGGCAACGGAGGCTTCCTGGAGGGCACCCTGAGCAACCTCCCGGGCATCGGAACGGGTGACGGGGTCATGGTTGCCGGAGACGTGCGCGCGCTGGTCCGGCAGTACTGCGACAAGGGCAACACCGCGATCAAGTACCAGCAGTACGAGCTGCTCAGCCATGTCGGCGCCGCCGTTCCGTGGGCACCCGCCGCCCTGAGCTGGCTGGGCGACAGGTTCGCGGGCAAGACGCCCCCGTCCGACTGCGGCCGGATCCCCGCGGGCAACTCACTCGCACCGGAAGTACCGACGACAAGGCCCTGA
- a CDS encoding sortase domain-containing protein — protein MPQRAFLGSHAVSAVVTSAALALLLTTPGTPAAATGPAAVPLPQSAVLSIPAIGVSGLPVVPYRGSPDDSPGTRIQDRGMAASPHGPAGGVGPGDVGNYIVTGHRIVAGGPLRALPSLPTGASVVVTSGGVTYEYTITTTRTTSFRSQSSMAAQRAAVPGFPGAAPTRAMITVTTCLTPEDDAAGNHWRDAQNNPEHRIDKIGVLTATTS, from the coding sequence ATGCCCCAGCGCGCCTTCCTTGGGTCCCATGCCGTGTCGGCGGTGGTCACCAGCGCCGCCCTCGCCCTCCTCCTGACGACGCCCGGCACGCCCGCGGCGGCGACCGGGCCGGCCGCGGTGCCACTCCCGCAGTCGGCCGTACTGTCGATTCCGGCCATCGGTGTGTCCGGGCTGCCCGTCGTGCCGTACCGCGGAAGCCCCGACGACTCGCCGGGCACTCGAATCCAGGACCGGGGCATGGCCGCCAGCCCGCACGGTCCCGCCGGTGGCGTCGGCCCCGGCGATGTGGGCAACTACATCGTCACTGGACACCGCATCGTGGCGGGCGGGCCGCTGCGGGCGCTGCCGTCCCTGCCGACGGGCGCGTCCGTCGTCGTGACCTCCGGCGGCGTCACGTACGAGTACACGATCACCACGACCCGGACGACCTCCTTCCGCTCCCAGTCCTCCATGGCCGCACAGCGCGCCGCCGTCCCCGGCTTCCCCGGCGCCGCCCCTACCCGCGCGATGATCACCGTGACCACCTGTCTCACGCCCGAGGACGATGCTGCAGGCAATCACTGGCGGGACGCGCAGAACAACCCCGAACACCGCATCGACAAGATCGGCGTCCTCACGGCAACCACGTCCTGA
- a CDS encoding GNAT family N-acetyltransferase, translated as MNQVNDPYCLREGVPSVDVFRRLRADAGLSDKAPEAVALGLPNTWYGVVLHHEGEPIGMGRIIGDGGTAFQIVDICVNPAHQGRGLGKRIMTALTEELERRAPATAYVSLIADGPARFLYEKFGFADTAGHDSIGMYRLMQGS; from the coding sequence ATGAATCAAGTGAATGACCCTTACTGCTTGCGTGAAGGTGTGCCCTCCGTCGATGTCTTCCGCCGTCTGCGTGCCGATGCCGGTCTGTCGGACAAAGCCCCCGAGGCGGTCGCCCTCGGCCTGCCCAACACGTGGTACGGCGTCGTCCTCCACCACGAGGGCGAGCCCATCGGCATGGGGCGAATCATCGGTGACGGCGGTACCGCGTTCCAGATCGTCGACATCTGCGTGAACCCCGCCCACCAGGGACGCGGCCTCGGCAAGCGCATCATGACCGCGCTCACCGAGGAGTTGGAGCGTCGGGCACCCGCCACCGCCTATGTCTCGCTGATTGCGGACGGGCCCGCGCGCTTCCTCTATGAGAAGTTCGGCTTTGCCGATACCGCTGGGCATGACTCGATCGGCATGTACCGCTTGATGCAAGGGAGTTGA
- a CDS encoding class E sortase, translating to MPLQFPSRAASAAAAGAMVVLLAACSTTQAAAGAAAPAPPTTVAAPASAPASAPAAATAARPSAPPVASVQTLASVLSIPSVGIIGLRVMPYEGTTDDAPGTRIQDKGLAASPYGKRGGVGPGQAGNFLVTAHRLSAGGPLRALPAVAKGDSVLVTVGDVVYTYEIIASRKTSFRSERSLSEQRAAVPGMPGVAPTQAMITISTCATPEDHAEGNFWSDAQGNPEHRIDKIGVLRKTTAAPPAG from the coding sequence ATGCCCCTGCAGTTCCCGTCCCGAGCCGCATCCGCCGCGGCGGCCGGCGCCATGGTCGTCCTGCTGGCGGCCTGCAGCACCACTCAGGCTGCCGCCGGCGCGGCGGCTCCCGCACCGCCGACGACGGTAGCGGCACCCGCTTCGGCACCCGCTTCGGCGCCGGCCGCCGCCACCGCCGCGCGGCCCTCCGCGCCGCCGGTTGCCTCCGTGCAGACCTTGGCCTCCGTCCTGTCCATACCCTCGGTGGGCATCATCGGCCTGCGCGTGATGCCGTACGAGGGCACCACCGACGATGCGCCCGGCACCCGTATCCAGGACAAGGGTCTGGCGGCCAGCCCGTACGGGAAGCGTGGCGGAGTCGGGCCCGGCCAGGCGGGCAACTTCCTGGTCACCGCGCACCGCCTGTCGGCGGGCGGCCCGCTGCGCGCCCTGCCCGCCGTGGCGAAGGGCGACTCGGTGCTCGTGACCGTCGGCGATGTGGTGTACACGTACGAGATCATCGCGAGCCGCAAGACGTCCTTCCGGTCCGAACGCTCGCTCAGCGAGCAGCGCGCCGCGGTCCCCGGAATGCCGGGTGTGGCCCCGACCCAGGCCATGATCACGATCTCGACCTGCGCCACCCCGGAAGACCATGCCGAAGGCAACTTCTGGAGCGACGCCCAGGGCAATCCCGAGCACCGCATCGACAAGATAGGCGTTCTCCGCAAGACGACCGCAGCGCCGCCTGCGGGATAG
- a CDS encoding HEAT repeat domain-containing protein, whose product MTDHRDAVICLWGRQLYERQGEPLAWAEAVLEATGRPPTAVTAAMSGRFDALADSPSDRAWLLFRTVAKLAANLRGDGHYDADVGTRIGPLALWLGELEPPLAGPLGDALGHPPDGPTSLVTVHAADLSRNRTIRLRAIDALLEWAELDHPQARATLSEVASDHRTQDVTVWTKALNRIALFGDASVEPGLLRALADTGHRGVRWSALACAELGFRRAVPLITALLEHPDPMVREGACEALGLLEEHTAVPALTARLNDETRWVRSRAALALGQIGGDRALAALWQAMMERRNPKASHLASAIAAFGPPVVHDLIALTADPDPDLRALACRALGSTADDRALPALEHLAAHDLARTTLGGLVATAAKQGLRTAHRIRARTASDV is encoded by the coding sequence ATGACCGACCACCGTGACGCCGTCATCTGCCTGTGGGGTCGCCAGCTCTACGAGCGCCAGGGCGAGCCGCTCGCCTGGGCGGAGGCGGTCCTGGAGGCCACCGGTCGCCCGCCGACCGCCGTCACCGCGGCGATGTCCGGCCGATTCGACGCCCTCGCTGATTCCCCATCGGACCGCGCATGGCTGCTGTTCCGTACGGTCGCCAAGCTGGCCGCGAACCTGCGGGGCGACGGCCACTACGACGCGGACGTCGGCACCCGAATCGGCCCGTTGGCCCTGTGGTTGGGCGAGCTCGAACCGCCGCTCGCCGGCCCGCTCGGGGACGCACTCGGCCACCCACCGGACGGGCCGACATCCCTCGTCACCGTCCACGCCGCCGACTTGAGCAGGAACCGCACGATCCGGCTGCGGGCGATCGACGCCCTGCTGGAGTGGGCCGAGCTCGACCATCCGCAGGCCCGGGCGACCCTGTCCGAGGTCGCCTCCGACCACCGGACGCAGGATGTCACCGTCTGGACCAAGGCACTCAACCGGATCGCCCTGTTCGGCGACGCGAGCGTCGAACCGGGCCTTCTGCGCGCGCTCGCCGACACCGGGCACCGCGGGGTGCGGTGGTCGGCGCTCGCCTGTGCCGAACTCGGCTTCCGCCGGGCCGTTCCGCTGATCACAGCCCTGCTGGAGCATCCCGATCCGATGGTCCGCGAGGGTGCCTGCGAGGCGCTCGGCCTCCTTGAGGAACACACCGCCGTACCCGCCCTGACAGCCCGCCTGAACGACGAGACCCGCTGGGTACGCAGCAGGGCCGCCCTGGCGCTCGGCCAAATCGGCGGCGACCGGGCACTCGCTGCGCTCTGGCAGGCCATGATGGAACGCCGGAACCCGAAGGCCAGTCATCTCGCCTCAGCGATCGCTGCCTTCGGCCCGCCAGTGGTGCACGACCTGATCGCCCTCACCGCCGATCCCGACCCGGACCTCCGAGCACTGGCCTGCCGCGCTCTCGGCTCCACCGCCGACGACCGGGCCCTGCCGGCACTGGAGCACCTCGCCGCCCACGACCTCGCCAGAACCACCCTCGGCGGCCTCGTGGCAACCGCCGCCAAGCAGGGACTGCGGACCGCGCACCGCATTCGCGCGCGCACCGCGTCTGACGTGTGA
- a CDS encoding cold shock domain-containing protein, producing MTQRCTGFIQHYNRQAGYGFLIPLGHKEPLYFEEADLEGGYRGLSVDQQVTFVFALGEGRFVAKEIRT from the coding sequence GTGACCCAGCGCTGCACCGGGTTCATCCAGCACTACAACCGCCAGGCCGGCTACGGCTTCCTCATCCCCCTGGGCCACAAGGAACCGCTCTACTTCGAGGAAGCCGACCTCGAAGGCGGGTACAGGGGCCTCTCCGTCGACCAGCAGGTCACCTTCGTCTTCGCGCTCGGAGAAGGACGCTTCGTCGCCAAGGAAATCCGCACCTGA
- a CDS encoding SpoIIE family protein phosphatase, which produces MFDDTVAAVALLAGPHHQLLYTNAACTRMLGARRLGAPAREAFAEPDAAHFLTVLDEVRATGRPRQLTDSREPDPGAPDQARHFVYSCSPVTTPAGPGILVVTMDTTAETRALQRYEALVSAVTQMVWVMHPDGAMDEIVSGWEQLTGTPWHPRADESWYERIHPRDREGLLRAWQSAAEEGTPSVFQASFRVRTADGSYRHMSTRGVPVMREGRVAEWIAATADIEATWGARLRERLLAQVAAVSGASLDEAFAEVVNVVVPELADACLILLLSHDQWPLPDHARVTARRVASATRPGLPAPPALRNQQVVVSPAIREVLDQRTPRTLRFPAGGPIPAGLVPAVTERWLAAAGATSLTLIPLIVDDIVLGYAATSSNGDTPVPGPAETDLLRELLHHAHRPIRKALDLQRARRTALSLQRAHLTEPPPVRGADLAACYQPASCVNEIGGDWYDAFTLPDDTLVLDVGDVAGHDIDAATAMGQMRSMLRALAYTQAADHGPAHVLARLDEVAEGLEAAPLTTAIHAHLRRRPGGQWSMTWSNAGHPPPLLIPAHGDPAFLTGTGEDPPLCVDPKVPRTTHTHDLTPGDTLLLYTDGLVETPTAPLTDGQNRLAHAASRHRDEPLAALLRRLQEVSDHRDDTAMIAFRVHALP; this is translated from the coding sequence ATGTTCGACGACACCGTCGCGGCGGTCGCCCTGCTGGCGGGCCCCCATCACCAGCTCCTGTACACCAACGCCGCCTGCACCAGGATGCTCGGTGCCCGGCGTCTGGGTGCGCCGGCCCGGGAGGCGTTCGCCGAGCCGGACGCGGCCCATTTCCTCACCGTCCTGGACGAGGTCCGCGCCACCGGGCGCCCCCGTCAGCTCACCGACTCCCGCGAGCCCGACCCCGGGGCCCCCGACCAGGCCCGGCACTTCGTCTACTCCTGCAGCCCCGTCACCACTCCCGCAGGTCCGGGGATCCTCGTCGTCACGATGGACACCACCGCCGAGACCCGCGCCCTGCAGCGCTACGAGGCGCTGGTGTCGGCCGTCACGCAGATGGTGTGGGTGATGCATCCGGACGGCGCCATGGACGAGATCGTCTCCGGCTGGGAGCAACTGACCGGCACACCGTGGCACCCCCGTGCTGACGAGAGCTGGTACGAGCGCATCCACCCCCGCGACCGCGAAGGCCTGCTCCGCGCTTGGCAGAGCGCCGCCGAGGAGGGAACCCCGAGCGTCTTCCAGGCCTCCTTCCGCGTACGGACAGCCGACGGCTCCTACCGGCACATGAGCACGCGGGGCGTCCCCGTCATGCGCGAGGGGCGGGTCGCCGAGTGGATCGCGGCGACCGCCGACATCGAGGCCACCTGGGGTGCCCGGCTGCGCGAACGCCTCCTCGCGCAGGTGGCAGCCGTCTCGGGAGCCAGCCTCGACGAGGCGTTCGCCGAGGTCGTCAACGTCGTCGTCCCCGAACTGGCCGATGCCTGCCTGATCCTGCTGCTGTCCCACGACCAGTGGCCGCTGCCCGACCACGCCCGCGTCACCGCCCGCCGGGTGGCTTCCGCGACCCGTCCGGGACTGCCCGCGCCGCCTGCCCTGCGCAACCAGCAGGTCGTGGTCTCCCCGGCCATCCGCGAAGTCCTCGATCAGCGCACCCCCCGCACCCTCCGCTTCCCCGCCGGCGGCCCCATTCCGGCGGGCCTGGTTCCGGCGGTCACCGAGCGATGGCTCGCCGCGGCCGGCGCGACCAGCCTGACCCTCATCCCCCTGATCGTCGACGACATCGTCCTCGGTTACGCCGCCACCAGCAGCAACGGCGACACCCCCGTGCCCGGCCCCGCCGAGACCGACCTGCTGCGCGAACTCCTCCACCACGCCCACCGGCCCATCCGAAAGGCCCTCGACCTCCAGCGTGCCCGCCGCACCGCCCTGAGCCTCCAGCGCGCCCACCTCACCGAGCCGCCGCCGGTGCGCGGCGCGGATCTCGCGGCTTGCTACCAGCCGGCCAGCTGCGTGAACGAGATCGGCGGGGACTGGTATGACGCCTTCACCCTCCCCGACGACACCCTTGTCCTGGACGTCGGCGACGTCGCCGGCCACGACATCGACGCGGCCACCGCCATGGGCCAGATGCGCAGCATGCTCCGCGCCCTGGCCTACACACAGGCAGCGGACCACGGCCCCGCGCACGTCCTGGCCCGCCTCGACGAGGTCGCCGAAGGCCTCGAAGCCGCCCCCCTCACCACCGCCATCCACGCCCACCTGCGCCGCCGCCCCGGAGGACAGTGGTCGATGACCTGGTCCAACGCCGGCCACCCGCCCCCGTTGCTGATCCCCGCCCACGGAGACCCCGCCTTCCTCACCGGCACCGGCGAAGACCCGCCCCTGTGCGTCGACCCAAAGGTCCCCCGCACCACCCACACCCACGACCTGACCCCGGGCGACACCCTCCTGCTGTACACCGACGGCCTCGTCGAAACCCCCACCGCCCCCCTCACCGACGGCCAGAACCGGCTCGCCCACGCGGCCTCCCGGCACCGCGACGAACCACTGGCCGCACTGCTGCGCCGGCTCCAAGAGGTCTCCGACCACCGCGACGACACGGCCATGATCGCCTTCCGCGTCCACGCGCTTCCGTAG